One Rhinolophus sinicus isolate RSC01 linkage group LG06, ASM3656204v1, whole genome shotgun sequence DNA window includes the following coding sequences:
- the FAM8A1 gene encoding protein FAM8A1, with amino-acid sequence MAEGPDEAQGRPPGQGDGGGDQEPVASLTGPPAAAPHPWDEPQAEPQSPGQPPAAGLASTAAAAEESEPQREPVKRGDAICNSGAGLPEPAGCESPEAAAPREKPARLSAREYSRQVHEWLWQSYCGYLTWHSGLAAFPAYCGPQPSPLSYPLGGGTNAPQTAAPSPLQLGYYNPFYFLSAAAAGPDPGAAPGISTPSAVTGLGPRAPHVQGSVRATPVTRVGSAAPSRTPSENGRQAGREYVIPSLVHRFMAEMVDFFILFFIKATIVLSIMHLSGIKDISKFAMHYIIEEIDEDTSMEDLQKMMVVALIYRLLVCFYEIICIWGAGGATPGKFLLGLRVVTCDTSVLIAPSRVLVIPSSNVSITTSTIRALIKNFSIASFFPAFITLLFFQHNRTAYDIVAGTIVVKRNGVR; translated from the exons ATGGCAGAGGGGCCGGATGAGGCCCAAGGCCGCCCTCCCGGGCAGGGCGACGGTGGAGGGGACCAAGAGCCCGTCGCTTCTCTGACAGGCCCTCCTGCCGCCGCACCGCATCCCTGGGACGAGCCGCAGGCCGAACCACAGTCCCCGGGCCAGCCCCCAGCCGCGGGCCTCGCCTCCACCGCGGCCGCCGCCGAGGAGTCGGAGCCACAGCGCGAGCCTGTGAAGCGCGGGGACGCGATATGCAACTCCGGTGCAGGGCTGCCCGAGCCGGCGGGCTGCGAGTCGCCGGAGGCCGCGGCGCCGCGGGAGAAACCCGCGCGGCTGAGCGCCCGCGAGTACTCCCGGCAGGTGCACGAGTGGTTGTGGCAGTCTTACTGCGGCTACCTCACCTGGCACAGCGGCCTGGCCGCCTTCCCAGCTTACTGTGGCCCCCAGCCGTCCCCGCTCAGCTACCCCTTAGGTGGCGGCACCAACGCCCCCCAGACGGCGGCGCCGTCGCCCCTCCAGCTGGGCTATTACAACCCCTTCTACTTCCTGAGCGCCGCGGCCGCGGGACCTGACCCAGGAGCGGCTCCAGGCATCTCCACCCCTTCTGCAGTCACGGGCCTGGGACCCCGGGCTCCTCACGTGCAGGGATCCGTCCGGGCAACCCCGGTGACGAGGGTAGGATCCGCCGCCCCTTCGCGAACCCCGAGCGAGAATGGGCGCCAGGCAG gcAGAGAGTATGTTATTCCATCCTTGGTCCACAGATTTATGGCAGAGATGGTGGATTTCTTTATCctcttttttataaaagcaaCCATTGTCTTAAGCATTATGCACCTCAGTGGAATAAA GGATATCTCTAAGTTTGCTATGCATTATATAATAGAAGAAATAGATGAAGATACATCAATGGAAGACTTGCAAAAAATGATGGTTGTGGCTCTTATATACAGATTATTAGTTTGTTTCTATGAG ATAATTTGCATTTGGGGAGCAGGCGGAGCTACCCCAGGGAAGTTCCTGCTGGGGCTTCGAGTTGTGACGTGTGATACATCAGTGCTTATTGCACCAAGTCGGGTTTTAGTAATTCCTTCCTCAAATGTTAGCATCACAAC gtccACTATCCGAGCTTTGATCAAGaatttttctattgcttctttTTTCCCTGCTTTCATCACACTGCTGTTTTTTCAGCATAATCGAACAGCCTATGACATTGTAGCAGGAACCATTGTGGTAAAAAGAAATGGGGTCAGATGA